In a single window of the Pseudodesulfovibrio profundus genome:
- a CDS encoding methyl-accepting chemotaxis protein: protein MGIRTKLLASLLSVALVLMVGGAAVIFFQFGNLERSFVNMVIESKVDGVRQSIDAMSDSALNQAALFSRDSAVVKAFELANTGDMNDAVDPTLQQAREQLRASLGPTLKGYKEVVGSSFRAHFHLPTARSLVRVWREKQARKKGQWVDISDDLSSFRNTVIDVNATKQPIKGIEPGRGGFTIRGLAPITGPDGTHLGSVEVLIGFDGVLKSLEAGGDMEALLYMDAGLLPITTRLQDPTKNPVRDDKYVLVYGQDSSTTQDLIDGELLAKGFTDTTVTQEGDRALGAFPVKDYRGKVIGTIVMSMDISAQQAMITTAMWTILGIMFLFIAIPIGIVLWVINHSIMRPMRHCAQIAAKISQGDLRDICVEERKDEMGVILSAMQTMSEKLTGTLSSVQTITSDVTEGCDHLASASDVLSQGATEQAAALEEVTASMTEMSSSIQEAAEIARETEGIANKAAGDAEVGGQAVDRTLEAMKKIADEISIIEDIARQTNLLALNAAIEAARAGEAGKGFAVVAAEVRKLAERSGVAAAGISELSVSSVAQAQEAGDMLKQIVPDIKQTAARIQDISAATASQSTGVKEVTRGLQGSETVVQQNAATAEQVAATAGKLSTRSQDLQEHISFFKISDMTCAGDPYDADAPPHVVTARTNRIPLESDQDDGFEKF from the coding sequence ATGGGTATCCGAACCAAACTTCTTGCTTCACTGCTATCAGTTGCCCTGGTGCTGATGGTTGGTGGTGCCGCAGTCATATTCTTCCAGTTTGGCAATTTGGAGCGATCATTTGTCAACATGGTCATCGAGTCCAAGGTGGATGGTGTCAGGCAATCCATTGATGCCATGTCTGATAGTGCATTGAATCAGGCAGCCCTGTTCAGTCGTGACTCTGCCGTGGTCAAAGCGTTCGAGCTGGCCAATACGGGCGACATGAATGATGCCGTAGACCCAACCCTGCAACAGGCGCGAGAGCAACTTCGGGCATCTCTTGGGCCAACGCTCAAAGGGTACAAAGAGGTTGTCGGCAGCAGCTTTCGAGCACACTTCCACTTGCCTACCGCACGGAGCCTTGTTCGCGTCTGGCGTGAAAAGCAGGCTCGTAAAAAAGGGCAGTGGGTGGATATCTCCGATGATCTTTCCAGCTTCCGCAATACCGTCATCGACGTGAATGCCACGAAGCAGCCGATCAAAGGCATCGAGCCGGGACGAGGCGGGTTCACCATTCGCGGTCTGGCGCCCATCACCGGGCCGGACGGCACGCACCTCGGTTCGGTCGAGGTGCTTATCGGGTTTGACGGAGTGCTGAAGTCTCTGGAAGCCGGTGGCGACATGGAGGCATTGCTCTATATGGATGCCGGCCTGCTCCCCATCACGACGCGCCTTCAGGACCCCACCAAGAATCCGGTGCGCGATGACAAGTACGTGCTCGTGTATGGCCAGGACAGCAGCACCACCCAGGATCTTATCGATGGTGAACTGCTGGCAAAAGGTTTCACTGATACGACGGTCACCCAGGAAGGGGATCGTGCTCTGGGTGCGTTTCCGGTCAAGGATTACCGAGGCAAGGTCATCGGGACCATTGTCATGTCCATGGATATTTCTGCTCAACAGGCCATGATCACCACGGCCATGTGGACGATCCTCGGGATCATGTTTTTGTTTATCGCCATTCCCATCGGCATCGTCCTGTGGGTGATCAATCATTCCATCATGCGCCCCATGCGGCATTGTGCCCAGATTGCCGCCAAGATTTCCCAGGGTGACCTGCGGGATATCTGCGTGGAAGAGCGCAAGGATGAAATGGGTGTGATTCTGTCTGCCATGCAGACCATGAGCGAGAAGCTTACAGGCACGCTGAGCAGTGTGCAGACGATTACGTCCGATGTGACCGAGGGGTGCGATCACCTTGCTTCGGCCAGCGATGTGTTGTCTCAGGGAGCCACGGAACAGGCAGCCGCCCTGGAGGAAGTGACGGCCAGCATGACAGAGATGTCGTCATCCATTCAGGAGGCAGCGGAAATAGCCCGTGAGACCGAAGGGATCGCCAACAAGGCGGCCGGTGATGCCGAAGTCGGTGGTCAGGCCGTTGATCGAACCCTTGAGGCCATGAAGAAGATCGCGGATGAGATTTCCATCATTGAGGACATCGCCCGCCAGACCAATCTCCTTGCGCTCAATGCAGCTATCGAAGCTGCCAGGGCCGGAGAGGCGGGTAAGGGATTTGCCGTGGTCGCTGCTGAAGTCCGCAAGCTGGCCGAACGTTCGGGTGTGGCCGCAGCAGGAATCAGCGAGCTGTCCGTATCGAGCGTAGCCCAGGCACAGGAGGCCGGTGATATGCTCAAGCAGATTGTGCCTGACATCAAGCAGACCGCCGCCCGAATTCAGGACATCTCCGCAGCAACAGCCTCCCAGAGCACGGGAGTAAAGGAAGTGACCCGCGGGTTGCAGGGGTCGGAAACGGTGGTTCAGCAGAATGCCGCCACCGCAGAGCAGGTCGCAGCCACGGCTGGCAAGCTCTCCACGCGCTCGCAGGATCTGCAGGAGCACATCAGCTTCTTCAAGATCAGCGATATGACTTGTGCCGGTGACCCGTACGATGCTGATGCACCGCCGCATGTTGTCACCGCCCGAACCAACCGCATCCCTCTTGAATCCGATCAGGATGACGGGTTCGAAAAGTTCTAG
- a CDS encoding IS5 family transposase: protein MLLFLHPKEEGMAIRQKGPRLGDYFLGHRRTKTTFLDEINELIDWQPINAFLCKKIRRKANAVGNPAYPPLAMFKILLLQRWYNLSDPGVEQALLDRLSFVRFTGFSIEDDVPDETTICRFRNGLIRLKVLDSLLDMLNRQLEGQGLLVREGAVVDASVVESQRRPRKVIDVMPEDRSEDAEEQDGPVDCRVSYSDDEEAAWLRKRNRAYYGYKLHAATDSRDGFLLCGHITPANHSDTGEFERLVNGVGLDPGARVYADKGYCSGKNRDILFDRDLEDGTMDKTPRGGRLTDFEKTRNRDISSIRQIVERAFGTLKRGYAFFRSRYVGREKVEGEFHILAMAFNLKKAVRLARA, encoded by the coding sequence ATGCTATTATTTCTCCATCCAAAGGAGGAAGGCATGGCTATTCGGCAGAAAGGACCTCGGTTGGGTGATTACTTCCTGGGGCACCGCAGAACCAAGACCACATTTCTGGATGAGATCAACGAACTCATCGACTGGCAGCCCATCAACGCCTTTCTGTGCAAGAAGATCAGGCGCAAGGCCAACGCCGTGGGCAATCCCGCCTATCCGCCTCTGGCGATGTTCAAGATTCTGCTCTTGCAGCGTTGGTACAACCTGAGTGATCCGGGCGTGGAGCAGGCGCTGCTCGACCGGCTCTCCTTTGTCAGATTTACCGGTTTTTCCATCGAGGACGACGTGCCGGACGAGACCACCATATGCCGTTTCCGTAACGGTTTGATCCGCCTGAAGGTGCTGGACTCCTTGCTCGACATGCTTAACCGCCAGCTTGAAGGACAAGGGCTTCTTGTCCGTGAGGGAGCCGTGGTGGACGCCTCGGTAGTCGAGTCGCAGCGGCGGCCGCGCAAGGTTATCGACGTGATGCCTGAGGACCGTTCCGAGGACGCCGAAGAACAGGATGGGCCGGTGGACTGCCGGGTCAGCTATTCGGATGACGAGGAGGCGGCCTGGCTCCGCAAGAGAAATCGGGCCTATTACGGCTACAAGCTCCATGCCGCGACGGACAGTCGAGACGGGTTTCTGCTCTGTGGTCACATCACTCCCGCGAACCATTCGGACACGGGCGAATTCGAGCGGCTCGTGAATGGCGTCGGCCTTGATCCCGGCGCACGGGTTTATGCGGACAAGGGCTATTGCAGCGGGAAGAACCGGGACATTCTGTTTGATCGCGATTTGGAGGACGGAACCATGGACAAGACGCCTCGTGGCGGCAGGCTGACAGACTTCGAAAAGACCCGCAACCGTGACATCAGCAGCATTCGGCAAATAGTCGAGCGGGCCTTCGGCACACTCAAACGTGGCTACGCATTCTTTCGGTCCCGATACGTGGGTCGTGAGAAGGTGGAGGGAGAGTTCCACATCCTCGCCATGGCGTTCAATTTGAAAAAAGCTGTTCGACTGGCGCGAGCCTGA
- a CDS encoding IS1595 family transposase, translating into MRKSRLSKDKQLRLIEHFVAGTTARCAADLVGVNVKTAAYYFHRLREIIAVEESCEGMDFGEFEVDESYFGGKRKGKRGRGAAGKVPVFGILKRGGKVYTQVIPDAKGKTLLPIIQERIQPDSVVYSDCWYGYNVLDVSAFKHFRINHSKLFADSHNHINGIENFWNQAKRHMRKFNGIPTKHFSLFLKECEWRFNNSNPRSQFKQLKQWVRRHMG; encoded by the coding sequence ATGCGAAAAAGTCGTTTGAGCAAGGACAAGCAGCTTCGTTTAATCGAACATTTTGTGGCTGGCACGACAGCTCGTTGCGCTGCCGATCTGGTTGGTGTGAACGTCAAAACAGCCGCCTATTACTTTCACCGGCTCCGGGAAATCATAGCGGTAGAAGAGTCCTGTGAAGGGATGGATTTTGGCGAATTTGAGGTCGATGAGAGCTACTTCGGTGGCAAGCGAAAGGGCAAAAGAGGACGTGGGGCGGCTGGTAAGGTTCCTGTTTTTGGAATCCTTAAAAGGGGCGGGAAGGTCTATACACAGGTGATTCCTGATGCGAAAGGTAAAACCTTGCTTCCCATTATTCAGGAAAGAATCCAGCCAGACAGTGTGGTTTACTCGGACTGCTGGTATGGCTACAATGTCCTTGATGTGTCAGCGTTCAAACACTTCCGAATCAACCACTCGAAGCTGTTTGCAGATAGCCACAACCACATCAATGGAATCGAGAATTTTTGGAACCAGGCCAAACGCCATATGAGGAAATTCAACGGCATTCCAACCAAGCATTTTTCTCTGTTTTTAAAGGAATGCGAGTGGCGTTTTAATAACAGCAATCCGCGAAGCCAGTTTAAACAACTGAAACAGTGGGTTAGAAGACATATGGGCTAG
- a CDS encoding ISL3 family transposase, whose protein sequence is MSTSLMYHAFGLTGFDYVRQSFVAGNIIFDVRPKPKLVRCPECKSQEVVRRGSFERWLRTVPIGFKPVWLCVEAPRVECRKCGCVRRIDLKIAEPRRWYTRAFERFALALTKMMTMLDASALLGIGWDGIKSIFKRHLQRRFGNPSLSGLKYIAIDEISVRKGHKYLTLVMDLESGAIVFVGDGKGAEALDPFWKRLKRSSAMVQAVATDLSIAYISAVMTHLPGVPLVFDHFHVVKLMNDKLTEIRRKIFQELENMPGREVLKGSRWILLKNPENLNKKRNEPERLKEALRFNEPLATAYYMKEDLRQIWSQSDKAKAFVFLDDWIARATTSGIGPLVKMGNTMVKFRFGILAWYDHPISSGPMEGSNNKIKTMKRQAYGYRDKEFFKLRIMGIHESRFILTG, encoded by the coding sequence ATGTCCACGAGTTTGATGTATCACGCCTTCGGTCTGACCGGCTTCGACTATGTTCGGCAGTCGTTTGTGGCCGGGAACATTATCTTTGATGTCCGGCCCAAGCCGAAACTGGTCAGATGTCCGGAATGTAAAAGCCAAGAGGTCGTTCGACGTGGGTCATTTGAGAGGTGGCTCAGGACCGTTCCCATCGGCTTCAAACCTGTTTGGCTGTGTGTGGAGGCTCCGCGAGTAGAATGTCGGAAGTGTGGCTGTGTTCGACGAATCGACCTGAAGATTGCCGAGCCGAGGCGTTGGTACACAAGGGCTTTTGAGCGATTCGCATTGGCACTCACCAAGATGATGACCATGCTTGATGCATCTGCCTTACTCGGTATCGGGTGGGACGGAATCAAGTCCATCTTTAAACGTCACCTCCAGCGTCGTTTCGGCAATCCGTCTCTGTCCGGCCTCAAGTATATCGCCATCGATGAAATCAGCGTCCGCAAAGGGCACAAATATTTGACCCTAGTTATGGACCTTGAAAGTGGCGCAATCGTATTTGTGGGAGACGGCAAGGGCGCGGAGGCACTGGATCCATTCTGGAAGCGGCTGAAGCGTTCAAGCGCAATGGTTCAAGCGGTCGCTACAGATCTGAGTATAGCATACATCAGCGCAGTTATGACCCACCTTCCAGGTGTCCCACTGGTGTTCGATCATTTCCACGTGGTGAAGCTCATGAACGACAAACTGACAGAGATTCGACGCAAGATTTTCCAGGAGTTGGAAAACATGCCAGGGCGGGAAGTTCTCAAAGGAAGTCGCTGGATTCTATTGAAAAATCCAGAAAATCTGAATAAGAAACGCAATGAACCGGAACGATTGAAAGAAGCTCTGCGATTCAATGAGCCATTGGCCACGGCCTATTATATGAAGGAAGATCTGCGGCAAATTTGGAGTCAATCGGACAAAGCAAAAGCCTTTGTTTTCCTGGACGACTGGATTGCCCGTGCAACTACGTCAGGGATCGGCCCACTGGTGAAGATGGGCAATACCATGGTAAAATTCAGGTTCGGCATTCTGGCTTGGTATGATCATCCCATTTCGTCAGGCCCGATGGAAGGCTCCAATAACAAGATCAAAACCATGAAACGGCAGGCCTACGGCTACCGGGACAAGGAGTTCTTTAAACTCAGAATCATGGGCATCCATGAGTCCCGGTTTATCCTGACGGGGTGA
- a CDS encoding diheme cytochrome c, whose product MLLDEKKGKTMCKSKLLVGLIMITCFLSSIVALADDHNDRRKHRKDHHDREEVEDAVPSPKNELYLSVCGSCHMAYPPGLLNSASWAALIQGASEHFGEDLSLDTKDAEELETYLTSGASENVQGELARDISRDLGNRIVKRITEIPEIRKEHHELSASVFSRTSIGGLSNCIACHKRADVGVFDDDEVSIPRE is encoded by the coding sequence ATGTTGCTTGATGAAAAAAAAGGGAAAACCATGTGTAAGTCAAAGCTCTTGGTGGGACTCATAATGATTACTTGTTTTCTATCGAGTATTGTTGCCTTGGCAGATGACCATAATGATCGTCGTAAACACCGTAAAGACCACCACGATCGAGAGGAGGTAGAAGATGCCGTGCCCAGCCCTAAAAATGAGCTCTACCTATCGGTTTGCGGTTCATGCCACATGGCCTATCCGCCGGGGTTGCTAAATTCGGCCTCGTGGGCTGCTTTGATTCAGGGGGCGAGTGAGCATTTCGGCGAAGATCTTAGTTTAGACACCAAGGATGCCGAAGAGCTCGAAACCTATCTTACATCAGGGGCATCTGAAAACGTTCAAGGAGAATTAGCTAGGGATATTTCCCGGGATTTGGGGAATCGGATTGTAAAGCGCATCACCGAAATTCCTGAAATAAGAAAAGAACATCATGAGTTGAGTGCCTCAGTGTTTTCAAGAACATCTATTGGTGGTCTTTCAAACTGTATTGCATGTCACAAGCGTGCTGATGTCGGAGTGTTTGACGACGACGAGGTAAGCATACCACGAGAATGA
- a CDS encoding metallophosphoesterase yields the protein MFGTILLTAAALMVGYIFWRMGGLPLFDRISWPIRLGLCVLSWVSVWLGRAFCHGRDEQWASVIELAGMNLLVVIFLTFVLLLFVDIITGFGFFMPRMTPKLRGAAFLAGLLLSGLAMVQGLRSPVITEYEVALPELPLDIDGMVIAGLSDLHIGSQQDTDWLKARIEQTMSMQPDMIVLLGDIFEGHSLNYDGLLPVLRTLRAPFGVFAVQGNHEQYGREGNPMQLMADAGFNVLLNKWESPASGLIIAGVEDLTIHSRMAATADPITETLSDRPAGSTVLLSHTPLRTAEAAAQGVGLMLSGHTHAGQVWPFGYLVRLRYPLLEGRHEVDSMTVIICRGTGIWGPRMRLWRPSEILRVTLRSK from the coding sequence ATGTTCGGAACTATCCTTCTGACTGCGGCTGCCCTAATGGTTGGGTACATCTTCTGGCGCATGGGGGGCCTCCCCCTGTTCGACCGCATTTCCTGGCCGATACGCTTGGGCCTCTGTGTCCTGTCCTGGGTCTCCGTCTGGTTGGGCAGAGCGTTTTGTCATGGCCGCGATGAACAATGGGCTTCGGTCATTGAACTTGCTGGAATGAACCTGTTAGTCGTCATTTTTCTCACGTTCGTCCTGCTGCTGTTCGTAGACATCATCACCGGATTCGGTTTTTTCATGCCACGCATGACACCCAAGCTGCGGGGGGCGGCGTTCTTGGCCGGACTGCTCCTGTCGGGATTGGCCATGGTGCAAGGGCTACGTTCGCCTGTAATCACGGAGTACGAGGTAGCCCTGCCCGAATTACCGCTCGACATCGACGGTATGGTCATTGCCGGACTGTCGGACCTTCATATCGGCTCCCAACAGGACACGGACTGGCTCAAAGCTCGCATAGAGCAAACCATGTCCATGCAGCCGGACATGATCGTGCTGCTCGGGGACATCTTCGAGGGACACAGCCTAAACTATGACGGATTGCTGCCCGTGCTACGCACCCTTCGCGCACCGTTTGGTGTCTTTGCGGTTCAGGGCAACCACGAGCAATATGGCCGTGAGGGGAATCCCATGCAGCTCATGGCTGATGCCGGATTCAATGTGCTGCTCAACAAGTGGGAGTCCCCGGCATCGGGGCTGATCATAGCCGGAGTGGAGGATCTAACCATCCACTCACGCATGGCAGCAACCGCAGACCCCATAACCGAAACATTGTCAGACCGTCCTGCCGGGTCCACCGTTCTGCTGTCGCACACCCCACTACGCACCGCAGAGGCGGCTGCACAAGGCGTCGGACTGATGCTAAGCGGCCATACCCACGCAGGGCAAGTTTGGCCTTTCGGTTATCTGGTGCGGCTGCGCTACCCACTGCTGGAAGGACGTCACGAGGTCGACTCGATGACAGTCATCATCTGCCGGGGAACCGGCATTTGGGGGCCGCGCATGCGTCTGTGGAGGCCAAGCGAAATCCTGCGGGTCACCTTACGGTCGAAATAA
- a CDS encoding IS3 family transposase (programmed frameshift), whose product MTKSNKRRKHSDKFKAKVALEAIRGVKTLAQLAAEYKVHPNQISTWKRQLLENAEGIFSGGKKAKSQEEVTAPLFEEIGRLKMDIKWLEKKLLSLPLEVRRQWIKPDREYSIRRQCKLAGISRSGFYYKPAAESDENLALMRLIDEQYLRQPDYGSPRMTDWLKTQGHQINHKRVERLMQLMGLQAITPGPHTSVPNPEHPVFPYLLKGVAIERKNQVWSADITYIPMQRGFLYLVAVIDWWSRFVLAWELSNSMDSSFCVDALSKALRISTPEMFNTDQGAQFTSREFTGVLQSKGIAISMDGKGRAIDNVFIERLWWTVKYEDVYPKAYSDGIELYHGLTRYFRYYNEERGHSSLDKRTPAAVYRGNLNVH is encoded by the exons ATGACAAAGAGCAACAAAAGACGGAAGCATTCGGATAAGTTCAAGGCCAAGGTCGCGCTGGAAGCTATCCGTGGCGTGAAAACGTTGGCGCAGTTGGCTGCGGAGTACAAAGTGCATCCCAACCAGATATCCACCTGGAAAAGGCAGCTCCTTGAAAATGCCGAAGGAATCTTTTCCGGTGGCAAGAAAGCCAAGAGCCAGGAGGAGGTCACCGCACCTTTGTTCGAGGAGATCGGTCGGCTCAAGATGGATATCAAGTGGCTTGAAAAAAAGTTGT TAAGCCTGCCGCTTGAGGTACGCCGCCAGTGGATCAAACCGGATCGGGAGTATTCCATCCGGCGGCAATGCAAGTTGGCAGGCATTTCCCGCTCGGGGTTTTACTACAAACCTGCAGCCGAGTCCGATGAGAACTTGGCCTTGATGCGTCTCATCGACGAGCAGTATCTGCGTCAGCCGGATTACGGCTCGCCGCGCATGACGGATTGGCTGAAGACACAAGGCCATCAGATCAACCACAAGCGAGTTGAGCGACTGATGCAGCTGATGGGCTTGCAAGCGATTACTCCAGGGCCGCATACGAGTGTCCCCAACCCGGAGCATCCCGTGTTTCCTTATCTGCTGAAAGGAGTTGCCATTGAGCGAAAGAATCAAGTCTGGAGTGCTGACATCACCTACATCCCCATGCAGCGCGGCTTTCTGTATCTGGTGGCAGTGATTGACTGGTGGAGCCGATTCGTATTGGCTTGGGAACTGTCAAATTCCATGGACAGTTCGTTTTGCGTGGACGCACTGAGCAAGGCATTGCGCATCTCCACGCCAGAGATGTTCAATACGGACCAGGGAGCGCAATTCACGAGCCGTGAATTTACCGGCGTTTTGCAGAGCAAGGGCATTGCAATCAGCATGGACGGCAAAGGCCGTGCAATCGACAACGTATTTATCGAGCGGTTGTGGTGGACGGTGAAATACGAGGATGTTTACCCCAAGGCGTATTCTGATGGAATCGAGCTATACCATGGGCTTACGCGCTATTTTCGGTATTACAACGAAGAGCGCGGACATTCGTCGTTGGACAAAAGAACTCCCGCTGCCGTATACAGAGGCAACCTGAATGTTCATTGA
- the purT gene encoding formate-dependent phosphoribosylglycinamide formyltransferase — MTTLGTAKTASAKKMMLLGGGELGKEVVIEAQRLGVEVIVVDRYEDTPAMQVAHRSYTMSMLDGDALRRVITEEKPDYIVPEIEAIATATLVELGKEGFNVVPTANATKLTMDREGIRRLAAEEVGLTTSPYRFADTEEEYRAAVAEIGIPCVIKPVMSSSGKGQSTVKSEADIQKAWDYSQSGGRTGEGRIIIEKFVPFDYEITFLTVRHVDGTTFCEPIGHRQEDGDYRESWQPQPMSEAALAKAQEYARKITDALGGRGLFGVELFVKGDDVIFSEVSPRPHDTGLVTVMSQDLSEFALHVRAVLGLPIPGIRLYGAAASSVILSDGTSDKPAFEGVDAALREADTKVLIFGKGECAGVRRLGVALALADDVEDAVEKAKRVSSTITVAY, encoded by the coding sequence ATGACGACATTAGGTACAGCCAAAACGGCATCGGCAAAAAAGATGATGCTGCTTGGTGGTGGCGAACTGGGTAAGGAAGTGGTGATTGAAGCGCAGCGTCTCGGCGTTGAAGTCATTGTGGTTGATCGCTATGAGGACACTCCGGCCATGCAGGTGGCGCACCGCTCCTACACCATGTCCATGTTGGATGGTGACGCGCTTCGTCGAGTCATTACGGAAGAAAAGCCCGACTACATTGTGCCTGAGATTGAGGCCATTGCCACGGCGACTCTGGTCGAGCTGGGAAAAGAGGGATTCAATGTTGTCCCCACTGCCAATGCGACCAAGCTGACAATGGATCGCGAAGGTATCCGCCGCCTTGCCGCTGAAGAAGTCGGCCTGACCACCTCGCCCTACCGCTTCGCCGACACAGAAGAAGAATACCGTGCGGCAGTAGCTGAAATCGGCATCCCCTGCGTGATCAAGCCTGTCATGAGTTCTTCCGGCAAAGGCCAATCCACGGTAAAAAGCGAAGCCGACATCCAAAAAGCCTGGGATTACTCTCAGTCCGGCGGCCGTACAGGAGAGGGACGCATCATCATCGAAAAATTCGTTCCTTTTGATTACGAGATCACCTTTTTGACCGTTCGTCATGTTGATGGAACGACCTTTTGCGAGCCGATCGGGCACCGTCAGGAAGATGGCGATTACCGCGAATCCTGGCAGCCGCAACCCATGAGCGAGGCAGCCCTTGCCAAAGCGCAGGAGTACGCACGCAAGATCACTGATGCCTTGGGCGGACGCGGCCTTTTCGGGGTTGAACTCTTTGTTAAAGGTGATGACGTCATCTTTAGTGAAGTCTCCCCTCGCCCTCACGACACAGGGCTCGTGACGGTCATGTCCCAGGATTTGAGCGAATTTGCGCTCCATGTTCGAGCCGTGCTGGGCTTGCCGATTCCGGGCATTCGCCTTTATGGAGCCGCTGCTTCAAGCGTCATTTTATCTGATGGCACCTCTGACAAGCCCGCCTTTGAAGGCGTCGATGCAGCCCTTCGCGAGGCAGACACCAAGGTCTTGATTTTCGGGAAAGGCGAATGCGCTGGAGTCCGTCGCCTTGGTGTTGCTCTGGCCCTTGCTGACGACGTTGAGGATGCTGTGGAGAAAGCCAAACGCGTTTCTTCGACAATAACAGTTGCGTACTAA
- a CDS encoding YaaA family protein — translation MKTIILIPPSEGKADGGNDTPLQSVSGITADLIEAIKGADPKKLYGLKEKALEKAVAVNEAVLSSQTMPAIERYTGVVYDAIDYPSLKNKSDFDEKVRIVSGLFGLVRPTDLIPNYRLKIDKLKAAKLWMDTNSEQLKNIFVIDLLPQAHKKAVRYDNGIEVEFVLKKAGKKMPAGHQGKHIKGRFVRWLIENNVTDPTDFPRFEEEGYKWTGEVFLKEV, via the coding sequence ATGAAAACTATCATCTTGATTCCACCGTCCGAGGGTAAGGCTGATGGGGGGAATGATACGCCGTTGCAGTCTGTGTCAGGCATTACTGCGGATTTGATTGAAGCCATTAAAGGGGCTGATCCCAAGAAGTTGTACGGGCTGAAGGAGAAGGCGCTTGAGAAGGCTGTTGCTGTCAACGAGGCTGTTTTAAGCTCTCAAACAATGCCTGCAATTGAGCGGTATACCGGTGTAGTTTATGACGCCATCGACTATCCCAGCTTGAAAAACAAATCTGATTTTGATGAAAAAGTGCGCATTGTTTCCGGGCTGTTTGGCCTTGTCAGGCCGACTGATCTGATTCCCAATTACCGCTTGAAGATTGATAAATTGAAAGCTGCAAAGTTGTGGATGGATACCAATTCGGAGCAATTGAAAAATATATTCGTTATTGATCTTTTGCCGCAAGCCCACAAGAAGGCGGTGAGGTATGACAACGGAATCGAGGTCGAATTTGTCTTGAAAAAAGCAGGGAAAAAGATGCCTGCGGGGCATCAGGGAAAGCACATCAAAGGCCGATTTGTTCGGTGGCTTATAGAAAACAATGTCACTGACCCAACGGACTTCCCTCGTTTTGAGGAAGAGGGCTACAAATGGACGGGTGAAGTTTTCTTAAAGGAAGTCTAG